The following proteins are encoded in a genomic region of Nocardioides renjunii:
- a CDS encoding alpha/beta fold hydrolase, translating into MASEELYAPIGNEVELCYQTFGDPDDEPLLLVMGLSGPMTWWDQVFCEQLADAGFHVVRYDNRDTGRSSRIAAPVRHDQLLRAFATGRAQTPYSMSDLAVDAVSLLDHLGIESAHLVGVSMGGMIAQTVAIEHPSRVRSLTSISSTTGRRTVGWQHPSLLPRLIAPRRPGRDAYVESSIAMWAVIGSVGYPTEDEALRSRALETFDRGVSTSGVLRQMLAILTQPDRTQRLRSLRVPALVLHGTADKMVHVSGGRATAAAIPGAELVLVDGMGHDLPPGLFETFVEAIRRTADRA; encoded by the coding sequence GTGGCCTCCGAGGAGCTCTACGCGCCGATCGGCAACGAGGTCGAGCTCTGCTACCAGACCTTCGGTGATCCCGACGACGAGCCGCTGCTCCTCGTGATGGGTCTCAGCGGGCCGATGACCTGGTGGGACCAGGTCTTCTGCGAGCAGCTGGCCGACGCCGGCTTCCACGTGGTGCGCTACGACAACCGCGACACCGGCCGGTCCTCGCGGATCGCGGCACCGGTGCGCCACGACCAGCTGCTGCGCGCCTTCGCCACCGGGCGCGCCCAGACGCCGTACTCGATGTCCGACCTCGCCGTGGACGCGGTGTCCCTGCTCGACCACCTCGGCATCGAGTCCGCGCACCTCGTCGGGGTGTCGATGGGCGGCATGATCGCGCAGACCGTGGCCATCGAGCACCCCTCGCGCGTGCGGTCGCTGACGAGCATCAGCTCGACCACCGGACGCCGCACCGTCGGGTGGCAGCACCCCTCCCTGCTCCCCCGGCTGATCGCCCCGCGCAGGCCGGGCCGGGACGCCTACGTCGAGAGCAGCATCGCGATGTGGGCGGTCATCGGCTCGGTCGGCTACCCGACCGAGGACGAGGCGCTGCGCTCGCGCGCGCTCGAGACGTTCGACCGCGGCGTCAGCACCAGCGGCGTGCTGCGCCAGATGCTGGCGATCCTCACCCAGCCGGACCGCACCCAGCGGCTGCGCAGCCTCCGGGTGCCCGCGCTCGTCCTGCACGGTACGGCCGACAAGATGGTGCACGTCAGCGGTGGCCGCGCGACCGCGGCCGCCATCCCCGGCGCCGAGCTCGTGCTGGTGGACGGCATGGGCCACGACCTGCCCCCGGGCCTTTTCGAGACCTTCGTCGAGGCGATCCGCCGCACGGCCGACCGCGCCTGA
- the galK gene encoding galactokinase: protein MTSWFAPGRINLIGEHTDYNDGFVLPMALPMGCATTLSPATDGWSVVSVQEPGEVRVRRSGLSGRDDTPDWATYVLGALWLLHDDGVEVPPLRIEVDSDVPSGAGLSSSAALVCSVVCALDERLGLDLGPAGLLALSRRVENDAVGAPTGGMDQLASLRGEEGHALFCDMRDLTSQSVPFDPGASGLALLVADTRAPHRHADGEYAARRRGCEEAARQLDVPALRDVGADDLDAALARLDDDELRRYVRHVVTEDARVLEAVDLLRDGRLADLGPVLSASHASMRDDFRITVPEVDTAVEALLGAGALGARMTGGGFGGCVIALVAEGEVDAAGDAVRGAFSDAGFGEPELFTASAAPGAHAVEG from the coding sequence GTGACGAGCTGGTTCGCGCCCGGACGGATCAACCTCATCGGCGAGCACACCGACTACAACGACGGGTTCGTGCTGCCGATGGCGCTGCCGATGGGATGTGCCACGACGCTGTCCCCGGCGACCGACGGCTGGTCCGTCGTGTCGGTGCAGGAGCCGGGCGAGGTGAGGGTCCGGCGGTCAGGGCTGAGCGGTCGCGACGACACCCCCGACTGGGCGACGTACGTCCTCGGCGCGCTGTGGCTGCTGCACGACGACGGGGTGGAGGTCCCGCCGCTGCGGATCGAGGTCGACTCCGACGTCCCTTCGGGCGCCGGGCTGTCCTCCTCGGCCGCCCTGGTCTGCTCGGTCGTGTGCGCGCTCGACGAGCGGCTCGGCCTCGACCTCGGACCGGCCGGCCTGCTCGCACTGAGCCGGCGCGTCGAGAACGACGCCGTGGGCGCGCCGACGGGCGGGATGGACCAGCTGGCCAGCCTGCGCGGCGAGGAGGGCCACGCCCTCTTCTGCGACATGCGCGACCTCACCTCCCAGTCGGTCCCGTTCGACCCGGGCGCCTCGGGGCTGGCGCTGCTGGTGGCCGACACCCGTGCTCCGCACCGGCACGCCGACGGTGAGTACGCCGCCCGGCGCCGCGGCTGCGAGGAGGCGGCCCGGCAGCTGGACGTCCCGGCCCTGCGCGACGTCGGCGCCGACGACCTCGACGCGGCGCTCGCCCGCCTGGACGACGACGAGCTGCGGCGCTACGTCCGCCACGTCGTCACCGAGGACGCCCGGGTGCTGGAGGCGGTCGACCTGCTGCGCGACGGACGGCTCGCGGACCTCGGGCCGGTCCTGTCCGCCTCGCACGCCTCGATGCGCGACGACTTCCGGATCACCGTCCCCGAGGTGGACACCGCCGTCGAGGCGCTGCTCGGTGCGGGCGCGCTCGGCGCGCGGATGACCGGCGGCGGGTTCGGCGGGTGCGTCATCGCGCTGGTGGCCGAGGGCGAGGTGGACGCCGCGGGCGACGCGGTGCGGGGCGCCTTCTCCGACGCCGGCTTCGGCGAGCCCGAGCTCTTCACCGCCTCCGCGGCACCGGGAGCGCACGCCGTCGAGGGCTGA
- a CDS encoding extracellular solute-binding protein produces MAARSSTRQRGRPRGKRIAGSVATLALASSLLAACGGDGGKPTLNWYVNPDGVDTFKTYAEECSTDQYDIAVQQLPSSATDQRTQLARRLAAEDSSTDLMNLDPVFVAEFANAGWLQKIPDELATEITDGGDYLQGAVDTVTWDDGVYAIPLWANTQVLWYRKSLAEAAGLDMSQPVTWEQVIEAASSQGGTVGVQANRYEAYVVWINAMMQGAGGAIVTDTEAGRDAKVELDSDAGREAASIIQKLADSEAAQADLTVSNEGTSLGQMFPEDGPGEFMVNWTFVYANYKGLIGAPGGPADEQEFEDLGWARYPATVEGEASKPPIGGIDIGLGAYSEHPEWALEAGQCITSTDAQVDLAVNDGLMPSTNSAYDEVAASGEFPEDLLDLYRTSVDEGGPRPKSPFYSQISSAVQSVWHSPTSVTPDSTPQESADFLTEVLAGRSLL; encoded by the coding sequence ATGGCAGCACGATCATCGACCCGACAGCGGGGTCGCCCACGCGGGAAGCGGATCGCCGGCTCGGTGGCCACGCTGGCGCTCGCCAGCAGCCTGCTGGCCGCCTGCGGCGGCGACGGCGGCAAGCCGACGCTCAACTGGTACGTCAACCCCGACGGCGTCGACACCTTCAAGACCTACGCCGAGGAGTGCAGCACCGACCAGTACGACATCGCGGTGCAGCAGCTGCCGTCCAGCGCGACCGACCAGCGCACCCAGCTGGCCCGGCGCCTCGCGGCCGAGGACTCCTCCACCGACCTCATGAACCTCGACCCGGTGTTCGTCGCCGAGTTCGCCAACGCCGGATGGCTGCAGAAGATCCCCGACGAGCTCGCCACCGAGATCACCGACGGCGGCGACTACCTCCAGGGCGCCGTCGACACGGTCACGTGGGACGACGGCGTCTACGCCATCCCGCTGTGGGCCAACACCCAGGTCCTCTGGTATCGCAAGTCCCTCGCCGAGGCGGCCGGGCTCGACATGAGCCAGCCCGTCACGTGGGAACAGGTCATCGAGGCCGCCTCGTCGCAGGGCGGCACGGTCGGTGTCCAGGCCAACCGCTACGAGGCCTACGTCGTGTGGATCAACGCGATGATGCAGGGTGCCGGCGGCGCGATCGTCACCGACACCGAGGCCGGCCGCGACGCCAAGGTCGAGCTCGACAGCGACGCCGGTCGCGAGGCTGCGTCCATCATCCAGAAGCTCGCCGACAGCGAGGCGGCGCAGGCCGACCTCACCGTCTCCAACGAGGGCACCAGCCTCGGTCAGATGTTCCCCGAGGACGGCCCCGGCGAGTTCATGGTCAACTGGACGTTCGTCTACGCCAACTACAAGGGTCTGATCGGTGCCCCCGGCGGCCCCGCCGACGAGCAGGAGTTCGAGGACCTCGGCTGGGCGCGCTACCCCGCCACCGTCGAGGGCGAGGCGTCCAAGCCGCCGATCGGTGGGATCGACATCGGGCTGGGCGCCTACTCCGAGCACCCCGAGTGGGCGCTGGAGGCCGGCCAGTGCATCACCTCCACCGACGCGCAGGTCGACCTGGCCGTCAACGACGGCCTGATGCCGTCGACCAACTCGGCCTACGACGAGGTCGCGGCGAGCGGCGAGTTCCCCGAGGACCTCCTCGACCTCTACCGCACCAGCGTCGACGAGGGCGGGCCGCGGCCCAAGAGCCCGTTCTACAGCCAGATCTCCAGCGCCGTGCAGTCGGTCTGGCACTCCCCGACGTCGGTGACGCCGGACTCGACCCCGCAGGAGTCGGCCGACTTCCTGACCGAGGTCCTCGCCGGAAGGAGCCTGCTGTGA
- a CDS encoding carbohydrate ABC transporter permease yields MTHTTVAPDDKRDVRRANKVAASDRSKAENRLGMRLVAPAIFLMLLVTAFPMLRALYLSVFNYSLTAPDDREFVGLSNYWTALTDSLFWETTLNTVFIMVVTVAVELVIGFAFAMVMHRVIFARGIIRTSILIPYGIITVVSGFAWQFAFSNNNGFVNEWLPFVEDGFNWFGQYGSAMAAIMVSEIWKTTPFMSLLLLAGLAQVSEDMLEAAKVDGATWWQRLWKVILPNMRSAIMVAVLFRALDAYRIFDNIYVMTAGAQGTESISFLTYRQVIEQFQLGIGSALSVLLFLSVLLIAFLIVKIFRVDLAAARQEG; encoded by the coding sequence GTGACGCACACGACCGTGGCGCCCGACGACAAGCGAGACGTGCGTCGCGCCAACAAGGTCGCCGCGAGCGACCGTTCGAAGGCCGAGAACCGCCTCGGCATGAGGCTGGTCGCCCCGGCGATCTTCCTCATGCTGCTGGTGACGGCGTTCCCCATGCTGCGGGCGCTCTACCTGAGCGTCTTCAACTACAGCCTGACCGCCCCGGACGACCGGGAGTTCGTCGGGCTCTCCAACTACTGGACCGCGCTGACCGACTCGCTGTTTTGGGAGACCACCCTCAACACCGTCTTCATCATGGTGGTGACCGTGGCGGTGGAGCTCGTCATCGGCTTCGCCTTCGCGATGGTGATGCACCGGGTGATCTTCGCCCGCGGCATCATCCGGACCTCGATCCTCATCCCCTACGGCATCATCACCGTGGTGTCGGGCTTCGCCTGGCAGTTCGCCTTCAGCAACAACAACGGCTTCGTCAACGAGTGGCTGCCCTTCGTCGAGGACGGGTTCAACTGGTTCGGCCAGTACGGCTCCGCGATGGCGGCGATCATGGTCTCCGAGATCTGGAAGACCACGCCGTTCATGTCGCTGCTGCTGCTGGCGGGCCTCGCGCAGGTGTCCGAGGACATGCTCGAGGCGGCGAAGGTCGACGGCGCGACGTGGTGGCAGCGGCTGTGGAAGGTGATCCTGCCCAACATGCGCTCGGCGATCATGGTGGCGGTGCTCTTCCGCGCGCTCGACGCCTACCGCATCTTCGACAACATCTACGTGATGACCGCCGGCGCCCAGGGCACCGAGTCCATCTCGTTCCTCACCTACCGGCAGGTCATCGAGCAGTTCCAGCTCGGCATCGGGTCAGCGCTGTCCGTGCTGCTGTTCCTCTCGGTGCTGCTCATCGCGTTCCTGATCGTCAAGATCTTCCGCGTCGACCTGGCCGCAGCGCGGCAGGAGGGCTGA
- a CDS encoding carbohydrate ABC transporter permease, which produces MSTKNKIGIVIGAALILVWCLLPVAWIISLSFKSQEAITNGSPGFFPSEGGGAGWQNYRDVLADDQFLRSILNSIGISLIATFLSVVIATLAAYAIARLEFTGKKLVLTLALVIAMFPVVSLVGPLFDMWRTLGIYDTWPGLIIPYMSFTLPLAIWTLSAFFREIPWEMEQAAQVDGATSWQAFRKVIVPLAAPGVFTAAILTFFFAWNDFVFGISLTSTEQARPIPAALSFFVGSDPFNRPASLLAAGAVVSTIPIIVIVLLFQRKIVAGLTSGAVKG; this is translated from the coding sequence ATGTCCACCAAGAACAAGATCGGCATCGTCATCGGGGCCGCACTCATCCTCGTGTGGTGCCTGCTCCCGGTCGCCTGGATCATCTCGCTCTCCTTCAAGAGCCAGGAGGCCATCACCAACGGAAGCCCGGGCTTCTTCCCCTCCGAGGGAGGCGGGGCGGGCTGGCAGAACTACCGCGACGTGCTGGCCGACGACCAGTTCCTGCGCTCGATCCTCAACTCGATCGGCATCTCGCTCATCGCGACGTTCCTCTCGGTCGTCATCGCCACGCTCGCGGCGTACGCCATCGCCCGCCTCGAGTTCACCGGCAAGAAGCTCGTGCTGACCCTGGCCCTGGTGATCGCGATGTTCCCGGTGGTGTCGCTCGTCGGACCGCTGTTCGACATGTGGCGCACGCTCGGCATCTACGACACGTGGCCGGGCCTGATCATCCCCTACATGTCCTTCACGCTCCCCCTCGCGATCTGGACGCTGTCGGCCTTCTTCCGCGAGATCCCCTGGGAGATGGAGCAGGCCGCGCAGGTGGACGGCGCCACGTCGTGGCAGGCGTTCCGCAAGGTGATCGTGCCGCTGGCGGCGCCGGGTGTCTTCACCGCGGCGATCCTGACCTTCTTCTTCGCGTGGAACGACTTCGTCTTCGGCATCTCGCTCACCTCGACGGAGCAGGCCCGGCCGATCCCGGCCGCGCTGTCGTTCTTCGTGGGGTCCGACCCGTTCAACCGGCCGGCGTCACTGCTGGCCGCAGGGGCCGTCGTCTCGACGATCCCGATCATCGTCATCGTCCTGCTGTTCCAGCGCAAGATCGTCGCCGGCCTCACCTCCGGCGCAGTGAAGGGGTGA
- a CDS encoding ABC transporter ATP-binding protein, protein MAAIEMKNIVKKYGDGFPAVNDISIDVADGEFLILVGPSGCGKSTLLRMIVGLEDITDGDMMIGGKRVNDLAPRDRNLAMVFQNYALYPHLTVYENIAFPLRLAGASDSEVDQKVREASKTLELDEHLERKPGNLSGGQRQRVAMGRAIVREAEAFLFDEPLSNLDAKLRGQMRTEISRLQKRLGITTVYVTHDQTEAMTLGDRVAVLKRGILQQLATPRELYENPANLFVAGFIGSPPMNFLPAKVNGDMVELPFGTVRMPADKAQKAQGKDLLIAGIRPEHFEDASVVDPDKVTDEATFRAKVDVVEWLGNEAYAYVPFEAPPEVQKQLQQLERDLDGESLRTQLVVSLDGASRISEGDEATIWVDARKIHLFDPSTGDNLTMDSSRAGTVPGGNTMAMAEQVGEQQDSVQPGSDQATT, encoded by the coding sequence ATGGCCGCCATCGAGATGAAGAACATCGTCAAGAAGTACGGCGACGGGTTCCCGGCCGTCAACGACATCAGCATCGACGTCGCGGACGGGGAGTTCCTGATCCTCGTGGGACCGTCGGGATGCGGGAAGTCGACGCTGCTGCGGATGATCGTCGGGCTGGAGGACATCACCGACGGCGACATGATGATCGGCGGCAAGCGGGTCAACGACCTCGCCCCGCGCGACCGCAACCTCGCCATGGTGTTCCAGAACTACGCGCTCTACCCCCACCTCACCGTCTACGAGAACATCGCGTTCCCGCTGCGCCTGGCCGGCGCCTCGGACTCCGAGGTCGACCAGAAGGTGCGCGAGGCGTCCAAGACGCTGGAGCTCGACGAGCACCTCGAGCGCAAGCCCGGCAACCTCTCGGGCGGGCAGCGCCAGCGCGTCGCCATGGGTCGCGCCATCGTCCGTGAGGCCGAGGCGTTCCTCTTCGACGAGCCGCTGTCCAACCTCGACGCCAAGCTCCGCGGGCAGATGCGCACCGAGATCTCGCGCCTGCAGAAGCGGCTCGGCATCACCACGGTCTACGTCACCCACGACCAGACCGAGGCGATGACGCTGGGCGACCGGGTCGCTGTGCTCAAGCGCGGCATCCTCCAGCAGCTCGCCACGCCGCGCGAGCTCTACGAGAACCCCGCCAACCTCTTCGTCGCCGGCTTCATCGGCTCCCCGCCGATGAACTTCCTGCCCGCCAAGGTCAACGGCGACATGGTCGAGCTGCCGTTCGGCACGGTCAGGATGCCGGCCGACAAGGCGCAGAAGGCCCAGGGCAAGGACCTGCTCATCGCGGGCATCCGGCCCGAGCACTTCGAGGACGCCAGCGTCGTCGACCCCGACAAGGTCACCGACGAGGCGACGTTCCGGGCCAAGGTCGACGTCGTGGAGTGGCTCGGCAACGAGGCCTACGCCTACGTCCCCTTCGAGGCGCCGCCGGAGGTGCAGAAGCAGCTCCAGCAGCTCGAGCGCGACCTCGACGGGGAGTCCCTGCGCACCCAGCTGGTGGTGTCCCTCGACGGCGCCAGCCGGATCAGCGAGGGCGACGAGGCCACCATCTGGGTCGACGCCCGCAAGATCCACCTGTTCGACCCGTCGACGGGCGACAACCTCACCATGGACTCGTCACGCGCCGGCACGGTGCCGGGCGGCAACACCATGGCGATGGCCGAGCAGGTCGGCGAGCAGCAGGACAGCGTCCAGCCCGGCTCGGACCAGGCGACGACCTGA
- a CDS encoding ABC transporter ATP-binding protein yields the protein MASVTFEGAQRWYPGADEPAVPGIDLEIEDGEFMVLVGPSGCGKSTTLRMLAGLEEVNEGRIRIGDRDVTNVPPKDRDIAMVFQNYALYPHMSVEENMGFSLKMAKVSTDERKKRVAQAAEMLGLTEFLQRKPKALSGGQRQRVAMGRAIVRQPQVFCMDEPLSNLDAKMRVQTRTDIARLQQDLGITTVYVTHDQVEAMTMGDRVAVMKLGILQQVDTPLRLYDKPANLFVAGFIGSPQMNLLEGVAAEDGTVKVGGYSVPVDRTAERTMAGKVTVGVRPENWRIVTADQGGLPVMVTVVEQLGADSYVYGTSDVEGVPSTIIIRMSGRHDPQKGETLFVTTDPEHVHVFDTESGQRLSA from the coding sequence ATGGCATCAGTGACGTTCGAAGGCGCCCAGCGGTGGTATCCCGGGGCCGATGAACCAGCAGTCCCGGGGATCGACCTCGAGATCGAGGACGGCGAGTTCATGGTCCTCGTCGGCCCGTCCGGCTGCGGCAAGTCCACGACCCTGCGCATGCTCGCGGGTCTCGAGGAGGTCAACGAGGGTCGCATCCGCATCGGGGACCGGGACGTCACCAACGTCCCGCCGAAGGACCGCGACATCGCGATGGTCTTCCAGAACTACGCGCTCTACCCCCACATGTCCGTGGAGGAGAACATGGGGTTCTCGCTCAAGATGGCCAAGGTCTCGACCGACGAGCGCAAGAAGCGCGTCGCGCAGGCGGCGGAGATGCTCGGGCTCACCGAGTTCCTCCAGCGCAAGCCGAAGGCCCTGTCGGGCGGCCAGCGCCAGCGGGTGGCGATGGGTCGCGCGATCGTGCGTCAGCCCCAGGTGTTCTGCATGGACGAGCCCCTGTCCAACCTCGACGCCAAGATGCGCGTGCAGACCCGCACCGACATCGCGCGCCTCCAGCAGGACCTCGGCATCACGACCGTCTACGTCACCCACGACCAGGTCGAGGCGATGACGATGGGCGACCGGGTCGCGGTCATGAAGCTGGGCATCCTCCAGCAGGTCGACACCCCGCTGCGGCTCTACGACAAGCCCGCCAACCTCTTCGTCGCCGGCTTCATCGGCTCCCCGCAGATGAACCTCCTCGAGGGCGTCGCCGCCGAGGACGGGACGGTGAAGGTCGGTGGCTACTCCGTGCCCGTCGACCGCACGGCGGAGCGCACCATGGCCGGCAAGGTCACGGTCGGCGTACGTCCGGAGAACTGGCGCATCGTGACGGCCGACCAGGGCGGTCTCCCCGTCATGGTGACGGTCGTCGAGCAGCTCGGCGCGGACAGCTACGTCTACGGCACCAGCGACGTGGAGGGCGTGCCCTCGACGATCATCATCCGGATGAGCGGTCGCCACGACCCCCAGAAGGGCGAGACGCTGTTCGTCACGACCGACCCCGAGCACGTGCACGTGTTCGACACCGAGTCGGGCCAGCGGCTCTCGGCCTGA
- a CDS encoding DUF1707 SHOCT-like domain-containing protein, with protein MGEIENRPHDPSQMRISDADRQRVADVLRDAAGEGRIDLDELEERLELTWQAKTYGELVPITLDLQAAGPVTPPATAPVRRTPPGLPAVGHNSSLAIMSETKRQGVWAVPEHHSAFAMMGSVVIDLRQAQLSGAETIINASAVMGEVKIIIPAHMHAVVDGTPIMGEYSQAKDKVPAELGADSPLVRVRGMALMGSVTVQRLPAPGTPRKYLGTY; from the coding sequence ATGGGGGAGATCGAGAACCGCCCGCACGACCCGTCGCAGATGCGCATCTCCGACGCCGACCGGCAGCGCGTCGCCGACGTGCTGCGTGACGCCGCGGGGGAGGGGCGCATCGACCTCGACGAGCTCGAGGAGCGCCTCGAGCTGACCTGGCAGGCCAAGACCTACGGTGAGCTCGTCCCGATCACGCTCGACCTGCAGGCCGCCGGGCCCGTGACGCCGCCGGCCACCGCGCCGGTGCGTCGTACGCCTCCCGGACTCCCCGCGGTCGGTCACAACTCGTCGCTCGCCATCATGAGCGAGACCAAGCGCCAGGGCGTCTGGGCGGTGCCCGAGCACCACAGCGCCTTCGCGATGATGGGCTCGGTCGTGATCGACCTGCGGCAGGCCCAGCTGTCGGGGGCCGAGACGATCATCAACGCCAGCGCCGTCATGGGCGAGGTGAAGATCATCATCCCGGCGCACATGCACGCGGTGGTCGACGGGACGCCGATCATGGGCGAGTACAGCCAGGCCAAGGACAAGGTGCCCGCCGAGCTGGGCGCCGACTCCCCGCTGGTGCGGGTGCGCGGCATGGCCCTGATGGGCTCGGTCACCGTGCAGCGGCTCCCCGCGCCGGGGACGCCGCGCAAGTACCTCGGCACCTACTGA
- a CDS encoding CapA family protein, which yields MDVRAWGGAAVAALALVACSSSPPGDSRTGPVPPQELADDAVATPASPRITLAFAGDVHFEAQLQRLLPRQGALGPVSRAFKRADVAMVNLETPVTDHPTRDPKELEAPGNRYHFRTSPQALDVLADAGVDVVSVANNHAGDYGQAGLADTLVAGRAKGVAMVGAGRDLDDAFTPHRVSVDGVDVAFLAADAVFREGRSRVWAAGADTPGLAAARETRPDALLAAVETAADAGDVVVVYLHWGLEQQACPSQRQRLLARNLAEAGADVVVGSHSHVVGGSGWSGDTYVGYGLGNFLWYHDRQPGTGVLTLTVDRDGVVGDAWAPARIAPGGKPRPLTGTARSAAVAVWQDRRRCTGLAATRGEAQAEDPAYSSTIQRIDADLRRRMRTSHGPGCPVPLRDLRYLRMTHRDFDGRARTGEMVVHRRFARGVTGVFRDLYDAGWPIARMRLVDDYGGDDDRSMAANNSSGFNCRRVAGQQSWSDHAYGAAIDLNPVQNPYVRPGSIAPPAGRRYAAIDRGSSAPVPPGVIRVEDLPVEAFARLGWGWGGYWVSSKDWQHVAAPVRPAPSRPAPPPRRARPAGRGTG from the coding sequence ATGGACGTACGGGCGTGGGGCGGTGCGGCAGTCGCAGCCCTCGCGCTGGTGGCGTGCTCGTCGAGCCCGCCGGGTGACTCGCGGACCGGTCCGGTCCCGCCCCAGGAGCTCGCGGACGACGCCGTCGCGACCCCGGCCTCGCCACGGATCACGCTGGCCTTCGCGGGGGACGTGCACTTCGAGGCGCAGCTGCAGCGGCTCCTGCCTCGGCAGGGTGCGCTGGGGCCGGTCTCGCGTGCGTTCAAGCGCGCCGACGTGGCGATGGTGAACCTCGAGACGCCGGTCACCGACCACCCGACGCGCGACCCCAAGGAGCTGGAGGCGCCGGGCAACCGCTACCACTTCCGCACGTCGCCGCAGGCCCTCGACGTGCTCGCTGACGCGGGTGTCGACGTGGTGAGCGTCGCCAACAACCACGCGGGCGACTACGGCCAGGCCGGCCTCGCCGACACCCTGGTCGCCGGTCGCGCGAAGGGTGTCGCCATGGTGGGCGCCGGGCGCGACCTCGACGACGCCTTCACGCCCCACCGGGTCAGCGTGGACGGCGTCGACGTCGCCTTCCTGGCCGCCGACGCGGTGTTCCGCGAGGGCCGGAGCCGGGTCTGGGCGGCCGGCGCCGACACCCCCGGTCTCGCCGCCGCCCGCGAGACCCGGCCGGACGCGCTGCTGGCCGCCGTCGAGACCGCCGCCGACGCGGGCGACGTCGTGGTGGTCTACCTCCACTGGGGCCTCGAGCAGCAGGCGTGCCCGAGCCAGCGCCAGCGGCTGCTCGCCCGCAACCTCGCGGAGGCGGGCGCCGACGTGGTGGTGGGCAGCCACTCCCACGTCGTGGGCGGCTCGGGCTGGTCCGGCGACACCTACGTCGGCTACGGCCTCGGCAACTTCCTCTGGTACCACGACCGCCAGCCCGGCACCGGCGTGCTCACCCTCACGGTGGACCGCGACGGCGTGGTGGGCGACGCGTGGGCGCCGGCCCGCATCGCCCCGGGCGGCAAGCCGCGCCCGCTCACCGGGACCGCCCGGTCGGCGGCGGTGGCGGTTTGGCAGGACCGACGCAGGTGCACCGGCCTGGCGGCCACCCGCGGCGAGGCGCAGGCCGAGGACCCGGCGTACTCCTCCACGATCCAGCGCATCGACGCCGACCTCCGCCGGCGGATGCGGACCAGCCACGGCCCCGGCTGCCCCGTGCCGCTGCGCGACCTGCGCTACCTCAGGATGACCCACCGCGACTTCGACGGCCGCGCCCGCACCGGCGAGATGGTGGTCCACCGCCGGTTCGCCCGAGGGGTCACGGGCGTCTTCCGCGACCTCTACGACGCGGGGTGGCCGATCGCCCGGATGCGCCTGGTCGACGACTACGGCGGGGACGACGACCGCTCCATGGCGGCCAACAACTCCTCCGGCTTCAACTGCCGCCGGGTCGCTGGGCAGCAGAGCTGGTCCGACCACGCCTACGGCGCGGCCATCGACCTCAACCCCGTGCAGAACCCCTACGTCCGGCCGGGCTCGATCGCGCCGCCGGCCGGCCGCCGTTACGCCGCCATCGACCGCGGCAGCTCGGCCCCCGTCCCCCCGGGCGTGATCCGGGTCGAGGACCTGCCCGTCGAGGCGTTCGCACGGCTCGGGTGGGGCTGGGGCGGCTACTGGGTGTCGTCCAAGGACTGGCAGCACGTCGCTGCGCCCGTCCGTCCCGCGCCGTCCCGTCCGGCGCCTCCTCCGCGTCGTGCCCGGCCCGCCGGCCGCGGCACCGGCTGA